Genomic segment of Synechococcus sp. A18-25c:
GGCCTGAATCGATGATTTCTTCATCGGGGAAAAAACGCGTGAATCCCCCAACACCTCCGCTGCGTGGCAACAAGGTGACCTTGTCGACCGGATCAGCATGAGGAGTCAAGGCTGCCACAAGGGCATGACCGATTTCGTGATACGCAATCAGTCGTTTTTTGGCTCCGTCCTGCAGAGGTGCAGCAGTCAGCCCCATGGTGATCCGCTCAAGCGCTTCCTCTAATTGCCTGTTCCCCAGAAAAGACACTTCATGCCGCGCAGTCAGGATCGCAGCTTCGTTGAGGAGATTGGCCAAATCAGCGCCTGAGAATCCTGGCGTACGCCGAGCCCAATCAGCCAGCGACACCTCATCACTTAAGGGTCGCGTTCTGGCATGGACAGACAGGATCGCTTCTCGACCGCGACGATCCGGCAACCCCACCTGGATGCGCCGATCAAATCGGCCGGGACGCATGAGTGCCGTATCGAGCACATCCGCTCGGTTGGTCGCGGCAAGCAAGATCACGCCGGAATTGTCTGCGAACCCATCCATCTCCGTTAACAGCTGGTTCAACGTTTGTTCGCGTTCGTCATTGCCCCCACCGATGCCTGCGCCCCGCTGACGGCCCACGGCATCAATCTCATCAATGAACACGATGCAGGGTGATTTCTCCTTGGCCTGCCGGAACAAATCCCGGACACGGCTAGCACCGACACCCACAAACAGTTCAACAAACTCGGATGCTGCAATGGAGAAAAATGGAACCCCGGCCTCGCCAGCAATGGCTTTGGCCAAAAGCGTTTTACCCGTACCTGGAGGCCCTACGAGCAGCACTCCTCTAGGAATGCGCGCACCCAACTTGATGAATGTTTCGGGCTGCTTGAGGAAAGTCACCACCTCCTGCAGTTCTTCTTTGGCCTCGCCGATGCCAGCCACATCCTCGAATCGAACACTGACGTCGTCTTGAGCGCTGGTTCGAGGCTGACTGCGACCAAACCCCATGGTTTTGTTGGCCATTTGTGCAGAACGGCGCAACAGCAACGAAAGCCCGATCACGATCAGAGCGACCAGAGCAAAATTGCCAGCAAGACCTGCCAGTGCCTGTTCTTGTCGCACATCCTTGACG
This window contains:
- the ftsH gene encoding ATP-dependent zinc metalloprotease FtsH, producing the protein MSPEQPTQLDQGVPASKAASEERLSNPLSRFRPEPPPSYSTLLKEISSGSVQDLVLIPGRREVIATFSDGRKVTVPILANDQQILRVAEASGTPLNVKDVRQEQALAGLAGNFALVALIVIGLSLLLRRSAQMANKTMGFGRSQPRTSAQDDVSVRFEDVAGIGEAKEELQEVVTFLKQPETFIKLGARIPRGVLLVGPPGTGKTLLAKAIAGEAGVPFFSIAASEFVELFVGVGASRVRDLFRQAKEKSPCIVFIDEIDAVGRQRGAGIGGGNDEREQTLNQLLTEMDGFADNSGVILLAATNRADVLDTALMRPGRFDRRIQVGLPDRRGREAILSVHARTRPLSDEVSLADWARRTPGFSGADLANLLNEAAILTARHEVSFLGNRQLEEALERITMGLTAAPLQDGAKKRLIAYHEIGHALVAALTPHADPVDKVTLLPRSGGVGGFTRFFPDEEIIDSGLVTRAYLQARLVMALGGRAAEIVVFGDSEVTQGASGDLQMVTQLAREMVTRFGFSDLGPVALEGQDQEVFLGRDLMQTRQAYAESTGREIDQRIRELASHSLQQAIALLTPRRELMDRLVEALIEEETLQSDRFHALAGIDATADRLSLDQLPAKA